In the genome of Schistocerca gregaria isolate iqSchGreg1 chromosome 11, iqSchGreg1.2, whole genome shotgun sequence, one region contains:
- the LOC126295069 gene encoding splicing regulatory glutamine/lysine-rich protein 1-like, which translates to MLDPYLYELRQSTRVVTEGRLLKRKGKKREPPPPEKRKKKRATTTREKEKKREPPPPEKRKKKDSHHHQRKGKKKTATTTREKEKKRQPPPPEKRKKKERPPPEKRKKKERPPPEKRKKKEPPPPEKRKKRDTTTREKEKKRKTHHHHQRKGKKREVTPPPEKKKEKRGHTTTREKERKERSHHHQRKGKKREVTPPPEKRKEKRERKKRERHHHQEERKKRERHHHQEERKKRETPPPEDRTKRKTPPPEDRKKRKTPPPEDRKKRKTPPPEDRKKRKTPPPEDTKEKKDTTTRRYKRKERHHHQKTGRKERHHHQKTGRKERHHHQKTGRKERHHHQKTGRKERHHHQKTGRKERHHHQKTGRKERHHHHKTGRKERHHHHKTGRKERHHHQTKGRKERHHHQTKGRKERHHHQTKGRKERHHHQTKGRKERHHHQKKGRKERHHHQKKGRKERHHHQKTGRKERHHHQKTGRKERHHHQKTGRKERHHHQKTGRKERHHHQKIQKKRKTPPPEDTKEKKETTTRRYKRKERHHHQKIQKKRKTPPPEDTKEKKDTTTRRYKRKERHHHQKIQKKDTERKKRH; encoded by the exons ATGTTGGACCCCTACCTGTACGAGCTGAGGCAGTCTACCAGGGTCGTGACGGAGGGACGCCTGCTCAAG agaaaaggaaaaaaaagagagccaccaccaccagagaaaaggaaaaaaaagagagccaccaccaccagagaaaaggaaaaaaaaagagagccaccaccaccagagaaaaggaaaaaaaaagacagcCACCACCaccagagaaaaggaaaaaaaaagacagcCACCACCaccagagaaaaggaaaaaaaaagacagcCACCACCaccagagaaaaggaaaaaaaaagagagaccaccaccagagaaaaggaaaaaaaaagagagaccaccaccagagaaaaggaaaaaaaaagagccaCCACCACCAGAGAAGAGGAAAAAAAGAGACACCACCaccagagaaaaggaaaaaaagagaaagacacaccaccaccaccagagaaaaggaaagaaaagagaggTCACACCACCaccagagaaaaagaaagaaaagagaggtcACACCACCaccagagaaaaagaaagaaaagagaggtcACACCACCAccagagaaaaggaaagaaaagagaggTCACACCACCAccagagaaaaggaaagaaaagagag aaaggaagaaaagagagAGACACCACCaccaggaagaaaggaagaaaagagagAGACACCACCaccaggaagaaaggaagaaaagagagACACCACCACCAGAAGACAGGACGAAAAGAAAGACACCACCACCAGAAGACAGGAAGAAAAGAAAGACACCACCACCAGAAGACAGGAAGAAAAGAAAGACACCACCACCAGAAGACAGGAAGAAAAGAAAGACACCACCACCAGAAGATACGAAAGAAAAGAAAGACACCACCACCAGaagatacaaaagaaaagaaagacaccaCCACCAGAAGACAGGAAGAAAAGAAAGACACCACCACCAGAAGACAGGAAGAAAAGAAAGACACCACCACCAaaagacaggaagaaaagaaaGACACCACCACCAGAAGACAGGAAGAAAAGAAAGACACCACCACCAGAAGACAGGAAGAAAAGAAAGACACCACCACCAGAAGACAGGAAGAAAAGAAAGACACCACCACCATAAGACAGGAAGAAAAGAGAGACACCACCACCATAAGACAGGAAGAAAAGAGAGACACCACCACCAGacgaaaggaagaaaagagagACACCACCACCAGacgaaaggaagaaaagagagACACCACCACCAGacgaaaggaagaaaagagagACACCACCACCAGacgaaaggaagaaaagagagACACCACcaccagaagaaaggaagaaaagagagACACCACcaccagaagaaaggaagaaaagagagACACCACCACCAGAAGACAGGAAGAAAAGAGAGACACCACCACCAGAAGACAGGAAGAAAAGAGAGACACCACCACCAGAAGACAGGAAGAAAAGAAAGACACCACCACCAGAAGACAGGAAGAAAAGAAAGACACCACCACCAGAAGATACAAaagaaaaggaagacaccaccaccagaagatacaaaagaaaagaaagaaaccaccacaagaagatacaaaagaaaagaaagacaccaCCACCAGaagatacaaaagaaaagaaagacaccaCCACCAGaagatacaaaagaaaagaaagacaccaCCACCAGaagatacaaaagaaaagaaagacaccaCCACCAGAAGATACAAAAGAAAGACacggaaagaaaaaaaagacactga